The Procambarus clarkii isolate CNS0578487 chromosome 18, FALCON_Pclarkii_2.0, whole genome shotgun sequence genome segment ACATGGGTGGCTGTCAGCGAATAACGTGTGAAATGCTCTGTCAGCAATTAGGGTGCAGTTTGTGGTGTATAAATGGTCCGTGTGGGCACATAAGATTCAGAGAGAGTCCCTGGTTCATGGAAGGAGAACTGGTTGAAGGATATCGCACAGCCAGGGCAGAGATAGTGAATCCACCGGTGGAAAGTCAGCGTTCCTAAGGTAATGTGTATGTCCCTGATATATATTTCCATGCCAAAATTTACTAAACCATTGCCATTGTGTAGGGACTTAGAATCTGTGGTGTATATCAGAATTTTGACTTAATAAACTCTTATTAAATTTACATCCTTGTGTCAATTGGTTTCCCATCTGTCATCTCCCGTGTGTCAACAAGGTCATTGAACCTCCCAAACTCTCCAGAATCTGATTGTTTTACCATCATTGTCAGTCAGGGATTACATCAAAagaaggttattattattattaacatctgtattgaaaaaaataattacaattttgcctattcTGAGGAATTaaattaggtcttattagagtgaggataatgctggtattcactgtcacacaggacaaagggtcatacacaagacaataggtctaaactgtaggctgaagcacatatattttATGGTTACAAAGAACTACATTAGACTGTATACACGTTTCACTGTACGAATATGTAACTACAACTTTCTATTTtgtactgccacacaagggcagtgcACAGTAgttcataagagatgcagcttaaaaataatataaatataattgttcttcattctttataatggacaagcaaatttttgataaattgttaggatgtcgtccagtacacgagattcaataaaatagttacacagttggtggtacaataggccaggaggtctaaaatcttttatggtttcacattcaacaatatagtgttctagtgaatgcattaaaggtttatcacagagtttacaatctgaatattctggtagtggctcagcctcactaacctgccagatgtgtctatagccaaggcgaattcgcgcaatgactacatcacattgcctggtccggctactgtgctgaccatacaaatacctattattacacaacttgtcaaagcttttaatactgcagctttcaggtctcagggcatttcttagttcttctaaatctgaattaatttctttaatttgtatgcttctaataattgcattagatagtccaaagttataatcagtgttttctttcctgcaagcctcattggccaatcgatctacaaagtcatgttttccaactccaacagggaatgggatccacacaaattttatacaatagttattatcattagcaaaaattccattccatttaatattacaagctacttaagACAttaattgtgatgggttatttaagaacTGCAGAGCACTtctagagtcacagaatatcactccaccaccattgagcttaaggtacttAGTGGCGcagacccaatagctcggtctgtgttgtGCTTGCCCAGtcattcaatctctgtgtactagaacatgatgattgattgataaagattaagccacccaagaggtggcacgggcatgaatagaccGTAATAgaacatgatcatttcattccctataTATACTGCACAGCGTTCCAAGAAGCGTTCctcagcgttcgaagacctcgtccagctcctcggaggttgggtgcatACCCAGGAtatagcacgcatttcccctctgaactgccccacttggtccgggagacatctcccgtcacgcagggtgcagtcgcacctccacagatctccagtatcatctattgatactggtgatggctgaaaagggccaccacttacgagctattcatgcctgtgccaccttttgggtggcttcatcttaacacattcacaagggagacatctcccgtcatgcagggtgcattcgcacctccagagatctccagtatcagctcttgatactggtaatggcttaaaatggccaccacttacgggctatttatgcccgtgccaccttttgggtggcttcatcttcatcttaacacattcacaagggagacatctcccgtcatgcagggtgcattcgcacctccacagatctccagtatcagctcttgatactggtaatggcttaaaagggccaccacttacgggctatttatgcccgtgccaccttttgggttgcttcatcttcatcttaacacattcataagggagacatctcccgtcatgcagggtgcattcgcacctccacagatctccagtatcagctcttgatactggtaatggcttaaaagggtcaccacttacgggctatttatgcccgtgccaccttttgggttgcttcatcttcatcttaacacattcataagggagacatctcccgtcatgcagggtgcattcgcacctccacagatctccagtatcagctcttgatactggtaatggcttaaaagggccaccacttacgggctattcatgcccgtgccaccttttggtggcttaatcttcatcaattaatcaatcaatcaatctgaactgcgacactgaggcgctggatcaggaaactggccgctcgtgggtctctagttttcccaatgagttcctcatcCACCTTCTTTAAAAAgtaaagtgcacatttaccccaggcgcccagagtcgcagagcctatcggcacgaacctgtaacaacgttctaggtctctgtacttgttgattctctgggtctccctgaaggtggctgccccacctccctccgctGAGCTGTAACGTAGATCGGTATCAACCAATGAAGATGCACACGTGTAATCctatacgacctgtttaccttccctccatggcttcagggtgactccatctgggcgtttttgggtcAGTCTGGCCCAGCCCGTCCCAAACACCAGCAACaagacctcagtcagaaaaaaacCGAATGCCCTGACCCAAAACCCACCAGACAATACTGGGTAACACAATTAAGACAAACATGCCAGATGAAGGCAATCAACGCAGGCCAGAAACAGCTAGGCACACAAACCACAAACAGCTGAACACAGCCCAGTTTTGGTTGATCTCTGATCTGCAAgcttcccttcaactcttttgagAGAAACAGATTCTGGTCCTAATTCCTAATAAGCTCTCACGGGTCTGTGACCTGGCTACTTTAAGGTTGCAGCTTTAGTGAGCTAATGTGGAGGACATTCCAAAAATACAACAGTGCATTGTAAAATACATATTATGTGAGTAATAGTATATAATGTCTTCTTTTAAAACTTAATCTATATCTGACCGTGTTATGTTTAACTGCCCAATCAGAAAGAAAATaatacttactgtccaacatgaaaGAAAATGTTAAGCCTACTGTCCAATATGAAAGAAAATGTTACATATTGTCCATTATGAAAGAAAATGACACCTACAAAAATAAAAAGAAAGTTAATGCATAAAAAAAGACTACTTCTTTTAGAACTAGAACACTAAAATGACTAGAACATGTGACTAGAACAGAACACTAAAATGCTTCCTCTGGCAAGATACTGGCGCCAATTAAGCGAGTGCATCATGGCGGTCAGGGTTGCTGGAGGAAACGAGTCAGGTGGGCCAACCTGTGATTTGTGAGAGCACTGTTTGACTACTCTTGTGCTGCCGGACAGAGCTTAAAAAGGCTTACACGTAAATTTTATATGGCCACTCTAGACTGGACAGAGCTTTCATACTGTCACTAATTTGATTTCTTGTTTATGATTGATTGATAATTGTTTAAGATTGATTGTTTCACATTGTAATTTAAAATATACTGCAAATTTTATGTTAGCTTTAAGACTTGCtgaaaatgctatgcatgttagttgTTTTGCAGAAATGTACCATTCAGTCACCAAAATCTTTACTTTCATAACCCATTGTACCTTGtattatatatagaatatataaaataaacaaaTTTCATAACGCGCCAATGCAAAATTTAACTTGCCATGAACCAATTCTTTAGGACCAGGATGCCTTAGGGAGCATCATAGTGAAATAGCTACAAAATTATCCTGTTAAAAGCGCGTAACACTTTTTCTGTAGCTTTGTGTCTCATTTCCTAGCAGGTGATGAAATGAAAAAAACTTAAATGATTTTGTTTTCCCTAAGAAGAATTTTATCCAGACATTTGAACTGCCTTTATGAGATAGTAATTGAAAGGATCATATAAAATTATCTTTacaagatttctactttctagtcTGACAATACCTGGAAACTAAAAATTGTTTTAAGAATTAATATGCAAGATTAACAAAAATAACAGGTACAATTCAAATGCAGACACTATTAATGAAAAACTATATTAAATCACAGGCATTGTAGTGAGAGAATGTAGAGAACTGGCAGAGAGCACTGTAGTGCTCTCTGCCAGTTCATATAGCCAAacatatcaaatcaaatcaaatgtttaagcaggtaaaagtacatacatacaagatgagttacaaatataatgttggatttatagatagagctagtacatactatggCTAAAGACATTAATACGCGCAGCGttccgggcaaggtgtgggggaaaaaacactcagactaaaacttaatactaattgagatcagAGCATAAATTAAATTGAAAAAGGGGAAAAAGAGGGGAGGGAACATGGCGGAAATCAAgcagttatacaagttggtcaacaaacagtattgaaaattgaaaaatacatattgaaaatttattgaaaatagaaagatatgggttgacatttatgggggtaaggtaggttacatggagcttattaggtagtacttagtttttctcttaaactggttgagaggggtacagcctttgacatgattgggaaggtcattccacattctgggttccttgatttgtagagtatttctagtttggttaaggcgcactcttggaatatcaaagaggtatttgtttctggtgtgatgcccatgggttctgttacaaccttctagggagcgtttaagatcaggattgacattacagtgcagagttttaaatatatagagtgcacttaagaggatgtgcagtgacttaatatctatcatattcaaagatttacgggtaccgagtgctgtctggggccagagtttgatattgttctaatagttgtgttgagtaattacaggacgtagatgattttggatagtagaaccccaagcacaaataccataattgagataaggatagatgagagagtaataaagCGTCTCCAGGGCAGGGcgaagtacataatatctgatcttagaaagaatgacaacagttttagaaactttgatatattttgaatatGGCCGTGGAAATtcggcttgttatcgatgagaacgccaaggacttTACCATCTACCTTGTTACATATCTTTAGACAAATCCAAATGTAAATTTGCTAAAAGAACAAACATTGAAGTTATGTACACAATTAAAAAGAAGATCCATTGCAAATATAAATATAGTGCAAAGATATACACCCAATTAAATACCATCAAGGTTGAAGTTCCCCATGTTGTTATGCTCGGACCAAGCCCCATGCCGTGCACCATCCATCTCACTTGCCACAGCATTATCACTCCTCAGCCTGTGTGATCCCCCTCCAATTTGTGCCccatgttacctatcgtacgttacggctcgtgactctacagcagccaaactttaattacatctagggatacgacacaactgctgttctcaatagcgaatcaccagtataaccccttaataggtaatgagcacataattaacaatcttcgtttaggactgaagaatagatacacaatatgatagctatatattcaaaacagtataatataaaaacacagatggtaaagttaacttatagaatATGATTGTATAGTCAtggcacaatatatataatagtaattatggcaacaaatgaataataacagacttatctcccacttgTTACTCCTCCTAgtttccccgaagctactgaactctcgctctgtcgccacccacattctcacctcccgtctgcctcatcccaggatgagggatggaaactaaggactttttaatattataaactaattgaacaaccacttgttctcaaaacacataagaatgcaagttacatataatagttacttacaaaatatataagtacaatgacacctgtttaattacagtatataaaacatttcctaactaaataaaagtgacatctggaactctcaaactgaacaggtccagctttcccgtatcaaacaagtaatagacgtgtgcagagacaaccgctctcctgtccactgacgctgccaaaccacacgacaatttacccaaaacacaatgtgtgtacatatacatgcaatgataaaataaaataatatttattttaaatttatatacgtattctgctaggagtacgtaacaccccACAATCGGGACAGCTGCTTTCAACCATTGCTCCCCCACACTCGGTGATGCAGTACACATGCCCATTTGGACATTTGTACCAATGCCCCTGCTTGAGCCCCATAGCTTTCAAGATCATTATCTTCTCGCTCTCATTAATTCCCAAGCCACCAACATATTCCTCACTCTCTTTCAAAAGTGCACGTATTTTTGTATCTAGTTCTGCATTAAATTTGATTGTAGGATCCATTAGCTTCTCCAACTTTACCTTGATTTCCTTAACCTTATCATTGCTATGATTGATACATTTTTCATTAAAAGTCCAATAAGCAGGAAGAATCATAAGACGCTCCAGTTCACAGCTCACCTCACCAACCATCTGAGGAGCAATAATTGTATTTTTCACCATAACAAGTTTAACTATTGCCGCCACCCTTGGCCGTAATCGAATTTCATGATTAGACAGCTgacgtgctgcccgaaatctacaCATGTAATTTCGTGCTTGAACGATATCTGTGGTATTGCCTTTAGACGAAGACATCAGGATTCTGGTGGCCTTCATAAGGACTTGGGATTGAAACTGGATAAGCCTCAGTTCTCCTTCATTAACATATATGTTGCGACCCCAGTATGGGGTAGCAACAAGCCCCATATCGAGTTTCTTGCGTAACTCTGTGGTATGAGAATTGAAGTGAATAGCAACTTTTGGATCTGTGGATATAGaaggtaatattattattattacaatcgAATCTAATCCAGTGCTAAAAGTTGGAATAATGAAATTGATTTGGAATGATGATTTATTAGAATCAAGCTTTTGACTTTACATCATGATACATTGTACACacgtggacttgagaatggtccaggacggaccgaaacgtcatcgtcccttcactttctagtgtgtggtctggtcaacgtgcaCTTTCAAATTTGTGAATATTTTCCAAAACAGTAAATGTATACATCATCCAATACATTAAAATAGAGTGTCAAAAATGGATAGGGCAAGCCCATTGTCAAGTAAATACGGCATAATTTAACCAATATTCTTTTGATTATCTAATGTATTTTTTTAGCTTTAatatttataaattatttatGCTGTACAGATTAAAAGTGCTACAAATTATTAGTGTATAATTAATTTACTTTGTAAAACAAGAGTATTACATAAGACACACAAAATTGGGTACAGGTCGTGAACAGGAAGATAATATAGAAAATCAGTAATATAATTaaattttagtaataattaaaatAACTAATTACTGATTATCTTTATTGCCTTCCTGTTCACGACCTGTACTCAGTCAGTGTAAAAGTAGATCAGCCGTTTGATAAATGAAATAGTGGCAAAAGTAGAGAAAGTCAAGTAGATGTATTCTCTACTTGTTATAACATTCAAGGCAGGAAGGAAGAGTAGTGACACATGATACATAAGCCAACTGGAAGTTAATGCAAAAGAAATTGGTGCAACACCCAAAACGAAGCCCAGAGGAATGCCAACCAGAAAAGCGAGTCAGGACAACTGACCAAGGGGCCAACTCCTGCATAAATATGAAGGCTACTCTGGCATTCCCATTAGAAAATCTAATAAGAAAAGAACTAGGATAACATCCAGACACAAAATCTAAAATGACCCAGGGATCACAAAATAAAAAC includes the following:
- the LOC123754402 gene encoding NFX1-type zinc finger-containing protein 1-like, encoding MSRVSNRAKNRLCADTYASILVVQCPPCQEECQWRCTHSRCRKICGIPCTVCKMNCDWKCKHLKCTKLCGEKCSRNPCDQACPLKLNCGHPCVGFCGDPCPPLCRICDAEELTEFILLGYEEDADARFVLLEDCGHTIEVQGLEGWLGQETAEIGMKTCPKCRKPIYNNRRYQDVVLKTYEAVKDVKYRYKSQLKGVERKEIELILKDPKVAIHFNSHTTELRKKLDMGLVATPYWGRNIYVNEGELRLIQFQSQVLMKATRILMSSSKGNTTDIVQARNYMCRFRAARQLSNHEIRLRPRVAAIVKLVMVKNTIIAPQMVGEVSCELERLMILPAYWTFNEKCINHSNDKVKEIKVKLEKLMDPTIKFNAELDTKIRALLKESEEYVGGLGINESEKIMILKAMGLKQGHWYKCPNGHVYCITECGGAMVESSCPDCGVLRTPSRIRI